A window of Panicum virgatum strain AP13 chromosome 8K, P.virgatum_v5, whole genome shotgun sequence contains these coding sequences:
- the LOC120643587 gene encoding 2-methoxy-6-polyprenyl-1,4-benzoquinol methylase, mitochondrial-like, whose product MALRAARRLASCSRQGRLLLPSPAPAPAPCNRTAAPAAAFLHSHATSFGYKQVREEEKSKLVGNVFSSVASSYDLMNDLMSVSLHKLWKDRLVSKLNPFPGMKHLDVAGGTGDVAFRVLERIKSVSHRAGTLTDTEEDTHIYVCDINPNMLNVGKKRAAERGYNGEHCLSWIQGDAEALSFEDGSMDGYTIAFGIRNVTHIEKALAEAYRVLKRGGRFLCLELSHVDVPVFKEIYDVYSFSVVPTMGELVAGDRQSYQYLVESIRRFPNQEKFAQMIQEAGFQRVEYENLVGGVVAIHSGLKL is encoded by the exons ATGGCTCTGCGGGCCGCAAGGAGGCTAGCGTCTTGCAGCCGCCAAGGACGCCTCCTCCTGCcctctccggctccggctccggcgccaTGCAAccgcacggcggcgccggcggcggccttcctCCACTCCCACGCCACTAGCTTCG GGTACAAGCAGGTGCGCGAAGAGGAAAAGAGCAAATTGGTTGGGAACGTCTTCAGCAGCGTGGCCTCCAGCTACGACCTCATGAACGATCTCATGAGCGTCAGCCTGCATAAGCTGTGGAAGGACAG GCTTGTTTCCAAGTTGAATCCTTTTCCGGGGATGAAGCATCTCGACGTGGCTGGTGGAACAG GAGATGTTGCTTTTCGTGTACTGGAAAGAATTAAGAGCGTGAGCCACAGAGCTGGTACTCTTACTGATACCGAAGAAGACACCCACATTTATGTCTGTGACATTAATCCAAATATGCTAAACGTTGGGAAGAAGCGTGCTGCAGAAAGAG GTTACAACGGAGAACATTGTCTTAGCTGGATACAAGGAGATGCAGAAGCTCTGAGTTTCGAGGATGGATCTATGGATGGCTATACTATTGCATTTGGGATCAGAAATGTGACACACATTGAGAAAGCCCTAGCAGAAGCTTACAG AGTTCTAAAGCGAGGTGGTAGGTTCCTATGCTTGGAGTTGAGTCATGTGGATGTCCCTGTATTTAAAGAGAT CTATGATGTTTATTCTTTTTCTGTGGTTCCAACTATGGGAGAGCTGGTTGCTGGTGATCGACAGTCGTACCAATACTTGGTTGAGAGTATACGTCGGTTCCCAAATCAG GAAAAATTTGCTCAGATGATCCAGGAAGCTGGATTCCAGAGGGTGGAATATGAAAACCTCGTGGGTGGTGTAGTTGCCATTCACTCTGGACTGAAACTGTAG
- the LOC120643586 gene encoding pentatricopeptide repeat-containing protein At1g22960, mitochondrial-like, translated as MLFNIPHCKSQAPVAAAAAAAAVAAFPGRFLFSSLPALVPPPPPLAEENPFAALLASDPPPPEPLRLVLAAGDVRSALRGLPGLARQLFRWAEATPRGFPRTASAFADVLGPLAQANHLRAAYPVSLRALHLGLLLPLLSLLLSAPHSPSNRSLLSLLLRLSTKFPAQCGAQDPAPTTCSTLCLAAFREMACHGVAPDVEDCNRVLRVLRDAARWDDVSAVYAEMLHLGIQPSIVTYNTLLDSFLKEGRKDKATMLLKEMEMQGGDSLLNDVTYNVMISWLTREGELEKAARLVDRMRLSKKASSFTYNPLITALLERGFMQKVEALQLEMENEGIMPTVVTYNAIIHGLLKIGQVEAAQLKFVEMRAMGLVPDLITYNLLIKGYCKAGYSKEAFWLLGDLRRAGLEPTVLKYNILMDGYCRLGDLEEARRLKEEMVEQGCMPDVCTYTILMNGSCKVRSLAMAREFFDEMLSKGLQPDCFAYNTRICAELTLGATYKAFQLKEVMVLEGVYPDTVTYNILIDGVCKTGNLKDAIDLRIKMVNDGLQPDCITYTCLIHAHCERGLLSEATELLDNMISDRLKPSAVTYTVLIHAYCRRGNLYSAYGWFRQMLEEGVEPNEITYNVLIHGLCRTGRTQLAYRHFHEMLQRGLMPNKYTYTLLIDGNCREGKWEDAMRLYFEMHQNGISPDHCTHNALFKGFDEGRMHRTIEYLENIVLSE; from the coding sequence ATGCTATTCAACATCCCGCACTGCAAATCACAAGCTccagtagccgccgccgccgccgccgccgcagtcgcaGCTTTCCCCGGCCGCTTCTTGTTCTCCTCCCTGCCGGCGCTggtcccgccgcctccgcctctggCCGAGGAGAACCCGTTCGCCGCGCTCCTCGCCTCTGACCCCCCACCGCCGGAGCCTCTCCGCCTGGTGCTCGCCGCGGGCGACGTCCGCTCCGCGCTCCGCGGCCTCCCAGGCCTCGCGCGCCAGCTCTTCCGGTGGGCCGAGGCCACCCCGCGGGGCTTCCCGCGCACCGCCTCCGCGTTCGCCGACGTCCTCGGCCCGCTCGCCCAAGCCAACCACCTCCGGGCCGCCTACCCCGTCTCCCTCCGCGCCCTgcacctcggcctcctcctccccctcctgtccCTTCTCCTGTCCGCTCCACACTCTCCTTCCAACCGGTCCCTGCTCAGCCTCCTCTTACGATTGTCCACCAAGTTCCCAGCCCAATGTGGAGCTCAGGACCCCGCGCCCACTACCTGTTCGACGTTGTGCCTTGCTGCCTTCCGCGAGATGGCGTGCCACGGCGTGGCCCCTGATGTTGAGGACTGCAACCGTGTGCTGCGTGTGCTTCGTGATGCGGCCAGGTGGGACGACGTTAGTGCTGTGTATGCAGAGATGCTCCACCTTGGGATTCAGCCAAGCATTGTGACCTACAATACTTTGCTGGATTCTTTCTTGAAGGAGGGAAGGAAGGACAAGGCTACCATGCTTCTGAAGGAGATGGAGATGCAGGGGGGTGATAGCTTGCTGAATGATGTCACATATAATGTGATGATTAGTTGGCTGACCAGGGAAGGTGAACTGGAGAAGGCAGCAAGGCTGGTTGACAGAATGCGGTTGTCCAAGAAAGCTTCATCCTTTACTTACAACCCACTTATCACAGCATTGCTTGAAAGGGGTTTTATGCAAAAGGTTGAAGCTTTGCAATTGGAGATGGAGAATGAGGGCATTATGCCTACGGTGGTCACATACAATGCTATTATTCATGGGCTGCTTAAAATTGGGCAGGTAGAGGCTGCGCAGCTGAAGTTTGTGGAAATGAGAGCGATGGGCTTAGTGCCAGACTTGATCACATACAATTTGTTGATAAAGGGTTATTGTAAGGCAGGCTATTCGAAGGAGGCATTTTGGTTGCTTGGTGATTTGAGACGTGCAGGGCTGGAACCAACAGTTTTGAAATATAACATTCTTATGGATGGTTATTGTAGATTAGGTGATTTAGAAGAAGCTAGGAGATTGAAAGAGGAAATGGTAGAGCAGGGCTGTATGCCAGATGTTTGTACATATACAATTCTCATGAATGGTTCATGCAAGGTGAGGAGCCTTGCTATGGCAAGAGAGTTCTTTGATGAGATGCTGAGCAAAGGTTTGCAGCCAGACTGCTTTGCCTATAATACAAGGATTTGCGCAGAGCTGACCCTAGGGGCTACTTACAAGGCTTTCCAGTTGAAGGAGGTGATGGTGTTGGAAGGAGTATATCCTGATACAGTCACATACAATATTCTTATTGATGGAGTGTGCAAGACTGGTAACCTGAAAGATGCCATAGATCTGAGGATAAAGATGGTCAATGATGGTTTACAGCCTGATTGTATCACATATACCTGCTTGATTCATGCGCATTGTGAAAGAGGACTCCTAAGCGAAGCAACAGAACTTCTTGATAACATGATCTCAGATCGTTTGAAACCCTCAGCTGTAACCTACACTGTTTTAATTCACGCATACTGTAGAAGAGGAAACCTTTACTCAGCATATGGTTGGTTTCGACAGATGCTGGAGGAAGGAGTTGAGCCTAATGAAATAACATATAATGTGCTCATACATGGACTATGCAGGACAGGCAGAACTCAACTGGCTTATCGTCATTTCCATGAGATGCTGCAAAGGGGATTAATGCCAAACAAATATACATATACGTTGTTGATAGATGGGAACTGTAGAGAAGGCAAATGGGAAGATGCAATGAGGTTGTATTTTGAGATGCATCAGAATGGTATTAGTCCAGATCATTGCACACATAATGCCTTGTTTAAAGGATTTGATGAAGGCCGCATGCACCGCACAATTGAGTACTTGGAGAATATTGTTTTGAGTGAATAG
- the LOC120643589 gene encoding ACT domain-containing protein ACR12-like — protein sequence MALAPSHHLVGVAPSAYAAAAVSRLPRRGLLRSGSACPAPLAAARRICCQSVNSANVLGASSKTSYEGVPVPVVMIDQDSDRDATIVQLSFGDRLGPLLDTMKALKDLGLDVTKGTVATDSAVTKTKFHIMRFGRKVEDPDMLERIRLTIINNLLKYHPESSEKLAMGEFFGIKSPEKKIDIDIATHVVVEDDGPKRSMLYIETADRPGLLLEIIKIIADTNIDVESTEIDTEGLVAKDKFHVSYRGAKLNSSLSQVLINCLRYYLRRPETDEDSY from the exons ATGGCTCTCGCCCCCTCCCACCACCTCGTCGGCGTCGCCCCCTCCGcctacgccgccgcggccgtctcCCGCCTGCCGCGGCGGGGGCTCCTCCGCTCCGGATCCGCGTGCCCTGCTCCGCTCGCGGCCGCGCGGAG AATATGTTGCCAATCTGTCAACTCAGCTAATGTGTTGGGAGCTTCTTCGAAG ACATCTTATGAGGGAGTCCCAGTCCCAGTCGTCATGATAGATCAAGATTCAGACCGTGATGCGACCATTGTACAGTTGAGTTTTGGAGACCGTTTGGGGCCACTACTTGACACG ATGAAGGCACTCAAGGACCTTGGCCTTGATGTCACGAAAGGAACTGTGGCAACTGACTCAGCTGTCACAAAAACAAAGTTCCACATCATGCGATT TGGGCGCAAAGTCGAGGACCCTGACATGTTAGAGAGGATACGGCTAACCATCATTAACAATCTTCTGAAATATCATCCT GAATCGAGCGAGAAGTTAGCAATGGGTGAATTTTTTGGGATAAAATCCCCTGAGAAGAAG ATTGATATTGATATTGCAACTCATGTGGTTGTTGAAGATGATGGTCCAAAAAGAAG CATGCTTTACATAGAGACAGCTGATCGGCCTGGCCTACTTCTGGAAATAATCAAGATCATTGCTGACACAAACATTGATGTGGAGTCTACTGAGATCGACACTGAA GGTTTGGTTGCCAAGGACAAGTTCCATGTGAGCTACAGAGGTGCAAAACTAAACAGCTCCTTATCTCAG GTGCTGATCAATTGTCTGCGCTATTACCTCCGAAGGCCCGAGACGGACGAAGACAGCTATTGA